In the genome of Veillonellales bacterium, the window GGCTAAAATGGGGAAGATTGCTCTTGAAAATCCGGATTTGCCTATCGAATTAATACGGGATATGTTGATTTCGAAAGGGGAAAAATCCGAACCGTTTGCATTTAGTGAGTCATGATGAATCTCGAACAGAAGCCGCTATTTAAGCGCACCTACAAAAAAATTTATAAAAATCAACGACCACAGGTTAATAGTGCTATTAAAGTGATTGTGGCGGATCCGCTAATAGGAGAAGAAAAAAAGGGCGACTTAGCTGGCGTACGTGTCTATAAATTTGATATCCAAAACCAACTATACCTATTGGCATATACGGTCGATGAAACCACAATCACGTTACTTGCATTAGGCGTTTATGAGAACTTTTATCGGGAGCTAAAAAAATAATTAAAACTGATCTAGGGAAAAATTTCTTTGCTTTTTAAAAATAAACGAAAAACAGGTGCAGAGCGATGTTTATTGCCGATTTTCATATTCATTCGAAATATTCCCGGGCTACCAGCCGGGATTGTGTGCCGGAAATGCTGGACGTATGGGCGCGGCGCAAGGGGATTGACCTGCTGGGTACGGGGGATTTTACCCATCCGGCCTGGCGGGAGGAGCTGAAGGAGAAGCTGGTTCCTTCCGGGGACGGGGTTTATACGCTGAAACAGGAGTTTCGTCAGCAGGATGCGGGGGCGGGAGATGCTTTCCGGCCGCAGTTTATTGTTTCGGGGGAAATCAGCTCCATTTATAAGAAGAACGGCAAGGTAAGAAAGGTTCACAATCTGATTCTTTTGCCCGGGCTGGAGCAGGCGGAAAGGATATCCCACAGGCTGGAGACAATCGGCAATCTTCATTCCGACGGCCGGCCGATTTTGGGGCTGGACAGCCGGGATTTGCTGGAGATCGTGCTGGAATTGTGCCCGGAAGCTATTTTTATACCGGCTCACATTTGGACGCCCCATTTTTCCCTGTTTGGCGCCTATTCCGGCTTTGATACCATTGAAGAGTGCTTCGGGGATTTGACGGAACATATTTATGCGCTGGAAACAGGGCTTTCATCCGATCCGCCTATGAACTGGCGTCTGTCAGCGCTGGACCGGTTTGCCCTGGTGTCCAATTCTGATGCCCATTCTCCCTCCAAACTGGCCAGGGAGGCCAATCTTTTTGATACGGATGTTTCTTACCCCGGCATACTGAACGCGTTGAAAAATCCTGCCGGCAAGGAATTCGGCGGTACTCTTGAGTTTTTCCCGGAGGAAGGGAAGTACCATTATGACGGTCACCGGAAATGCAAGGTGTGCTGGAAGCCGGCGGAAACGGAAGCGGCGGGCGGCGTATGCCCGGTATGCGGCGGCCGGATTACGGTGGGCGTGCTCCACCGGGTGGAAGACCTTGCCGACCGGGAAGAGGGGTTCGTACCGCCGGCGGCAAAGCCGTTCGAGAGTCTCGTCCCCCTGAATGAAGTGGTCGCATCCTCTATGGGGTTTACTGTGGCCAGTAAAAAGGTGAAGCAGAAGTACGAGGATTTGCTGTGGAATCTGGGGCCGGAATTATCCATTCTCCGGGAGGTATCGCTCGGCGATATTGAGCAGGCGTCAGGTCCCTGTATCGCCGAAGGCGTCCGTCGGCTGCGCTGCGGCAAGGTGGAACTGCATCCCGGGTTCGACGGCGAATACGGTACGATTAAAGTGATGGATAAAAGTGAAATCGCTATGACTTCAGGCCAGCTGTGTTTTATCGGGCAGTCTTGTTTTAAGGATAAAGGGACTTCCGATCAGGACCCGTTGTCCGCCGCAAAAAAGGAAAAGCGGCAGATGCAGGCGCAGAAACCGGCGGCACCGGGCGGAGAGGATGATTGTCCTTCCTGTAAGCGGGAGTCTGCCGGGGAACCTGCTTCGCCAACGCTTCCTTATGGATTGAACCCGGAGCAGTGGGAAGCGGTTTCTTCCGCCGAACCAGTAACGGCGGTCATTGCCGGTCCGGGAACCGGAAAAACTAAAACGCTGGTCTGCCGGATCGCTTATTTGGTGGAACAGTGCGGTGTGGCTCCTTCCCGGATTACCGCCGTTACTTTTACCAACAAGGCTGCCAAAGAAATGCGCAGTCGTCTGGAGAAACATTTTGGCGATAAACGGATAGTTAGGGCTATGACCATCGGGACATTCCATTCAATCTGCCTGCAGATTTTGTCGCAAACGCAAGGCAAAGAGAACATAATCATTATTGATGAATACAGTGCTCGTTCCCTTAGCGAAGAAATTATCAGGGATTTGAAATTGAAAATTTCCCCCAGGAATGTCCTGCGGGAAATATCGCGGCTCAAAAATAGTGCGTCGCCGCCGGAAGAACAGCAAAGCATGGCTATTCCGGCGGAGGTGTACGCTGCCTATTGCTCGCAGCTGCAGCGCTGCGGTGTAATGGATTATGACGATATTCTTCTGGAAGTTCTTCGTCAGCTGGAGGGCAGAAATAGAGAAGAAGGCGCAGATAAAAACCCGGGAAATGCTGTTTCCTATTTGCTGGTGGATGAATTTCAGGATATTAATGAGCTTCAATATCGCTTGATCAAAGAATGGGGCAGGAAAAGCGAAGGTATTTTTATTATCGGCGATCCGGATCAGTCAATTTATGGTTTCCGGGGTTCTGATTTGCGTTATTTTATCAGATTTAAAGCGGAATTTCCCGCTATCCGGGAAATCCGGCTAACGCAGAATTACCGTTCGACGCCCGAAATACTTGCTGCCGCCAAAACGGTGATTACCGGGACCGGGGAAGAGCGACGTACCTGGCGCCTTGACGCGAACAGGGAAAGCGGCACCAGGGTACGGCTTATCGAGACCGGTGATGAATTTTCCGAGGCGTTGTTTGCTGCCAAGGAAATCAACCGGTTGATTGGCGGTATCGATATGCTGGCTGCACACACCTTTACCGCCGGCAGAAAAAAACCGAAAGATAAACCGGCAAGGGGCTTTGCCGATATTGCCCTGCTATACCGTACGAACCGGCAGGCGGATATGCTGGAGCAGTGTTTGTTAAAAGAGGGGATCCCTTATAAAGTGGCCGGACGGGACGAATTCCTGGGCGAAAACTTCGTCCGTGAGGCGATTGCGTTTTTTAAGTTTTTGCTCAACCCGGGGGATGTCGTATCTCTGCTGACCTGCCTGAAGGGGCAAGACACGGATTCGAAATTCAACCCAACAGTACTGGAGGAATACATGGCCGGCGAGAAAAGCGTAGCGTCTCTCAGCGGCATACTGGAAGAGGCGCTGCTCTCGTCACAAGCTGAAGCGGATCAACGCCGGAAGTTTATCGGACTGCTGCGGAAATATGAACCGATCGTCACCCGGGAAAAGCCGGCGCAGTTGTTCGATTCATGGATGATTGATAACAGTTTGTCAGGCATAAGGTGCATGGAGTTTCTGCTGCATACGTCTGTTATGCATACCGACATGGCTTCTTTTTTGCAGAATCTGGTGCTGGGGCGCGAAAGTGACGTGATTCGCAGCGGCAGCAAGGTTTATTCGCCTGATGCGGTTTCGTTAATGACGCTGCACGGAGCCAAAGGCCTTGAGTTTCCGGTGGTATTCCTGTGCGGTGTAAACGACGGCAGGATTCCTTTAAAAAACAGCAAGCATGAAACGGATATCGACGAGGAAAGACGGCTGTTTTATGTGGGGATGACCAGGGCAAAGGATGAACTGATTCTGTTGACGTCCGCGGCTGTGCCGTCGCCTTTTTTGGCTCACATGGCGCGAGAGCAGTTGAGCCGGGAAACTCCGGCTCAACTGCAAGCGCCTGCTTACAAACAGGCGAGCCTT includes:
- a CDS encoding type II toxin-antitoxin system RelE/ParE family toxin; translation: MMNLEQKPLFKRTYKKIYKNQRPQVNSAIKVIVADPLIGEEKKGDLAGVRVYKFDIQNQLYLLAYTVDETTITLLALGVYENFYRELKK
- a CDS encoding UvrD-helicase domain-containing protein — its product is MFIADFHIHSKYSRATSRDCVPEMLDVWARRKGIDLLGTGDFTHPAWREELKEKLVPSGDGVYTLKQEFRQQDAGAGDAFRPQFIVSGEISSIYKKNGKVRKVHNLILLPGLEQAERISHRLETIGNLHSDGRPILGLDSRDLLEIVLELCPEAIFIPAHIWTPHFSLFGAYSGFDTIEECFGDLTEHIYALETGLSSDPPMNWRLSALDRFALVSNSDAHSPSKLAREANLFDTDVSYPGILNALKNPAGKEFGGTLEFFPEEGKYHYDGHRKCKVCWKPAETEAAGGVCPVCGGRITVGVLHRVEDLADREEGFVPPAAKPFESLVPLNEVVASSMGFTVASKKVKQKYEDLLWNLGPELSILREVSLGDIEQASGPCIAEGVRRLRCGKVELHPGFDGEYGTIKVMDKSEIAMTSGQLCFIGQSCFKDKGTSDQDPLSAAKKEKRQMQAQKPAAPGGEDDCPSCKRESAGEPASPTLPYGLNPEQWEAVSSAEPVTAVIAGPGTGKTKTLVCRIAYLVEQCGVAPSRITAVTFTNKAAKEMRSRLEKHFGDKRIVRAMTIGTFHSICLQILSQTQGKENIIIIDEYSARSLSEEIIRDLKLKISPRNVLREISRLKNSASPPEEQQSMAIPAEVYAAYCSQLQRCGVMDYDDILLEVLRQLEGRNREEGADKNPGNAVSYLLVDEFQDINELQYRLIKEWGRKSEGIFIIGDPDQSIYGFRGSDLRYFIRFKAEFPAIREIRLTQNYRSTPEILAAAKTVITGTGEERRTWRLDANRESGTRVRLIETGDEFSEALFAAKEINRLIGGIDMLAAHTFTAGRKKPKDKPARGFADIALLYRTNRQADMLEQCLLKEGIPYKVAGRDEFLGENFVREAIAFFKFLLNPGDVVSLLTCLKGQDTDSKFNPTVLEEYMAGEKSVASLSGILEEALLSSQAEADQRRKFIGLLRKYEPIVTREKPAQLFDSWMIDNSLSGIRCMEFLLHTSVMHTDMASFLQNLVLGRESDVIRSGSKVYSPDAVSLMTLHGAKGLEFPVVFLCGVNDGRIPLKNSKHETDIDEERRLFYVGMTRAKDELILLTSAAVPSPFLAHMAREQLSRETPAQLQAPAYKQASLF